The following are from one region of the Candidatus Polarisedimenticolaceae bacterium genome:
- a CDS encoding PDZ domain-containing protein yields MNGPRIGYVLAMPRPHSHLFEVTITIDGWSEPRLDLVMPSWTPGSYMIREYARHVQEFSAETDGHAARWEKTAKDAWRVETLLHGRTKITYKVFAHDLTVRTCHLDGTHGFGNGAGLFMFVPGRTGDAITLEIQAPPKWQVATGLEAMGGGNGIFRFRARDYDELVDCPVECGTHRLLTFDVDGVQHRIAIWGRGNEDEGRLVEDTKAIVTAQKSFFGGLPYKHYTFIHHLAAGRGGLEHRNSAVFLADRFGFRPRASYERFLELVSHELFHVWNVKRVRPQPLGPFDYRRENHTRQLWTMEGITTYYEKRFLLAAKIYPKERFLERVAEEIATLHAQPGRAHQSLEQSSFDAWIKLYRPDENSTNSSISYYLKGSIVAMLLDLTIRAATARKLALDDVIRHLAKQATLDDAGFDEPEGFQAAVEKVAGERDGVFRRFFERYVAGTTELDYDEILGAAGLKLGWSRRGGTEAERGAWIGVATRAEGHRLFVSSVRADGPAAAAGLYAGDEIVAIDGQRVDETRFAPRLSERSAGAVAKLAVFRRDELIEIPITLAEPPADVATIVSREGATAEQIALRDAWLAPAPALAAASSRH; encoded by the coding sequence TTGAACGGTCCCCGCATCGGGTACGTGCTCGCCATGCCGCGCCCGCACAGCCACCTCTTCGAGGTCACGATCACGATCGACGGGTGGAGCGAGCCACGCCTCGATCTCGTCATGCCGTCGTGGACGCCGGGCTCGTACATGATCCGCGAGTACGCACGGCACGTGCAGGAGTTCTCGGCGGAGACCGACGGTCACGCCGCGCGCTGGGAGAAGACGGCGAAGGACGCGTGGCGCGTCGAGACGCTGCTCCACGGGCGCACCAAGATCACCTACAAGGTCTTCGCGCACGATCTCACCGTGCGAACGTGCCATCTCGACGGCACGCACGGGTTCGGGAACGGCGCGGGCCTCTTCATGTTCGTCCCGGGACGCACCGGCGACGCGATCACGCTCGAGATCCAAGCGCCGCCGAAGTGGCAGGTCGCGACGGGGCTCGAGGCCATGGGGGGCGGGAACGGCATCTTCCGTTTCCGCGCGAGGGACTACGACGAGCTGGTCGACTGCCCGGTCGAGTGCGGAACGCACCGGCTGCTCACCTTCGACGTCGACGGCGTCCAGCATCGGATCGCGATCTGGGGACGCGGGAACGAGGACGAAGGGCGCCTCGTCGAGGACACGAAGGCGATCGTCACGGCGCAGAAGAGCTTCTTCGGCGGCCTCCCCTACAAGCACTACACGTTCATCCATCACCTCGCCGCCGGGCGGGGCGGCCTCGAGCACCGCAACAGCGCCGTCTTCCTCGCCGACCGCTTCGGCTTCCGGCCGCGCGCCTCGTACGAGCGGTTCCTCGAGCTCGTGAGCCACGAGCTGTTCCATGTCTGGAACGTCAAGCGCGTGCGCCCGCAGCCGCTCGGGCCGTTCGACTACCGGCGCGAGAACCACACGCGCCAGCTCTGGACGATGGAAGGGATCACGACCTACTACGAGAAGCGATTCCTCCTCGCGGCGAAGATCTACCCGAAGGAGCGATTCCTCGAGCGCGTCGCGGAGGAGATCGCGACGCTTCACGCGCAGCCGGGCCGCGCGCACCAGTCGCTCGAGCAGTCGAGCTTCGACGCCTGGATCAAGCTGTATCGTCCGGACGAGAACAGCACGAACTCGAGCATCTCGTACTACCTCAAGGGCTCGATCGTCGCGATGCTGCTCGATCTCACGATCCGCGCCGCGACCGCGCGCAAGCTCGCGCTCGACGACGTCATCCGCCACCTCGCGAAGCAAGCGACGCTCGACGATGCGGGGTTCGACGAGCCCGAAGGGTTCCAGGCCGCGGTCGAAAAGGTCGCCGGCGAGCGCGACGGCGTCTTCCGCAGGTTCTTCGAGCGCTACGTCGCCGGCACGACGGAGCTCGACTACGACGAGATCCTGGGCGCGGCCGGCCTGAAGCTCGGCTGGAGCCGCCGCGGCGGCACCGAGGCGGAGCGTGGCGCGTGGATCGGGGTGGCGACGCGCGCCGAGGGACATCGTCTCTTCGTCTCCTCGGTGCGGGCGGACGGCCCCGCCGCCGCCGCGGGTCTCTACGCCGGCGACGAGATCGTCGCCATCGACGGCCAACGGGTCGACGAGACGCGCTTCGCGCCCCGGCTCTCCGAGCGATCCGCCGGCGCCGTGGCGAAGCTCGCCGTCTTCCGCCGCGACGAGCTGATCGAGATCCCCATCACGCTCGCGGAGCCCCCCGCGGACGTGGCCACGATCGTCTCGCGCGAAGGTGCTACGGCCGAGCAGATCGCGCTGCGGGACGCGTGGCTCGCCCCGGCTCCCGCCCTCGCCGCCGCGTCATCCCGCCACTGA
- a CDS encoding short-chain fatty acyl-CoA regulator family protein, which translates to MKESARLGAQIRAVRRQNSLTQAKMAERLGISASYLNLIEHGRRAMSAELLIKLAQTFSVDLKTLGGADHERLLADLLEACGDPLFDPYALTPDDVGTLAAHSPAAARAMIGLYHAFRSAKESARSLAERLSEGSEIRPGIDADRLPSEEVSDYVQRHANYFEDLEEGAMRIRGDAGLEGEDLYQGLARYLQDRHGVTVKIEKVGAMRRAVRRFDPVRRELLLSEVLRRGSRNFQLAYQVSLMTQRQAIERLSADAHLTTSDSRTLARVTLANYCAAAVLMPYEPFLRAAREERYDLELLGHRFRTSFEQVCHRLTTLRRPGHEGVPFHLVRVDAAGNISKRFSASGVRIARFSGACPRWILHSAFLTPGMFRRQVSRMPDGTHTFAIARTIEKEGSGFHGPHAAHAIELGCPVAYARELVYSDGVDLDNVAAAVPVGVTCRLCERMDCEQRVFPSLQNPMHIDEHVRGISFYAPVHD; encoded by the coding sequence ATGAAGGAATCCGCGAGACTCGGCGCTCAAATCAGGGCGGTGCGGCGTCAGAACAGCCTGACGCAAGCGAAGATGGCGGAGCGCCTCGGAATCTCGGCGAGCTACCTGAATCTCATCGAGCACGGGCGGAGGGCGATGTCGGCCGAGCTGCTCATCAAGCTCGCGCAGACGTTCTCCGTCGACCTCAAGACCTTGGGCGGCGCCGACCACGAGCGACTGCTCGCGGATCTCCTCGAGGCGTGCGGCGATCCGCTCTTCGATCCTTACGCGCTCACGCCCGACGACGTCGGCACGCTTGCGGCTCATTCACCCGCCGCCGCACGGGCGATGATCGGTCTCTACCACGCGTTCCGCAGTGCGAAGGAGTCCGCGCGATCGCTCGCCGAGCGCCTGTCCGAAGGGTCGGAGATCCGGCCGGGGATCGATGCCGACCGGCTGCCTTCCGAAGAGGTGAGCGACTACGTCCAGCGGCACGCCAACTACTTCGAGGATCTCGAAGAAGGGGCGATGCGGATCCGGGGCGATGCCGGCCTCGAAGGGGAGGATCTCTACCAGGGCCTCGCGCGCTACCTGCAAGACCGGCACGGTGTGACGGTCAAGATCGAGAAGGTCGGCGCGATGCGCCGTGCGGTCCGCCGGTTCGATCCGGTGCGCCGCGAACTGCTCCTCTCCGAGGTCCTGCGGCGCGGCAGCCGGAACTTCCAGCTCGCCTATCAGGTTTCCCTCATGACGCAGCGCCAAGCGATCGAGCGTCTCTCCGCCGACGCGCACCTCACGACCTCCGACTCCCGCACGCTGGCCCGCGTCACTCTTGCGAACTACTGCGCGGCTGCCGTGCTCATGCCGTACGAGCCGTTCCTCCGGGCCGCGCGTGAGGAGCGTTACGACTTGGAGCTGCTCGGCCACAGGTTCCGCACGAGCTTCGAGCAAGTGTGCCACCGCCTGACGACGCTCCGGCGGCCCGGGCATGAGGGCGTGCCGTTCCACCTCGTCCGTGTCGACGCCGCCGGAAACATCTCGAAGCGCTTCTCGGCGTCCGGCGTCCGTATCGCGCGCTTCTCGGGGGCCTGCCCCCGCTGGATCCTCCACAGCGCCTTCCTGACCCCGGGGATGTTCCGGCGTCAGGTCTCCCGAATGCCCGACGGCACGCACACCTTCGCGATCGCGCGGACGATCGAGAAGGAGGGTTCGGGCTTCCACGGCCCGCATGCGGCGCATGCGATCGAGCTGGGCTGTCCGGTCGCTTACGCCCGCGAGCTCGTTTACTCGGACGGGGTCGATCTCGATAACGTCGCCGCCGCCGTGCCGGTCGGGGTCACCTGCCGGCTTTGCGAGCGCATGGACTGCGAGCAGCGGGTCTTCCCGTCGCTCCAGAATCCCATGCACATCGATGAGCACGTTCGCGGGATCTCGTTCTACGCTCCCGTGCACGATTGA
- a CDS encoding RidA family protein translates to MSRRNVSSGVSWEKTVGYSRAVRVGNLIEVAGTAAVDEKGDVVGLNDPYRQAQYVLEKIGKALAEAGAGFGDVIRTRMFVTDIARWEEVGRAHGEVFRDVRPASTLVQVASLVRPELLVEIEATAVAPEGAP, encoded by the coding sequence ATGAGCCGGCGCAACGTCTCGTCCGGCGTCTCGTGGGAAAAGACGGTCGGCTACTCGCGCGCGGTGCGCGTCGGGAACCTGATCGAGGTCGCGGGGACGGCGGCGGTCGACGAGAAGGGCGACGTCGTCGGCTTGAACGATCCTTACCGGCAGGCCCAGTACGTCCTGGAAAAGATCGGGAAGGCGCTCGCCGAGGCCGGCGCCGGTTTCGGAGACGTCATCCGGACCCGCATGTTCGTTACCGACATCGCGCGCTGGGAAGAGGTCGGAAGGGCGCACGGCGAGGTTTTTCGCGATGTGAGGCCGGCATCGACGCTCGTCCAAGTGGCATCTCTCGTGCGTCCCGAGCTTCTGGTCGAGATCGAGGCGACGGCCGTCGCCCCGGAGGGCGCCCCTTGA
- a CDS encoding L-aspartate oxidase, translating into MSRADVVVVGSGASGMTAALALAPLTVALVTKTPTLCGGASPMAMGGIAAAVGPDDDPFHHGADTIAAAAGLADPEAVKALVHDGPKAIARLVLEGTRFDRGKDGHLALGREAAHSRSRIVRAGGDGTGAEVVRALAAAVLSSPRIDVRAGLFTEDLVCEGGQTRGIRTRDARGVAATHPADAIVLATGGIGRIFAETTNPVAATGDGLAIAARAGAKLADLEFVQFHPTALAVASDPMPLVTEAIRGAGAVLVDERGRVMTIDGWQRAELAPRDVLAWEISLRLARGERIALDARSLGAERLGREFPAVLRACRAAGYDPCRDPIPVAPAAHYHVGGVAVDLRGRTSVEGVWACGEVACTGAHGANRLASNSLLEALVFGARAAEDIRRRLGRSSVRSFGASGGAAFGEPVGRPSPRWERRLRAATSRGLGIVRDGDGIRAALADFDALSPEAGDGEARNMVLVGRLVAAAALVRAESRGAHRRRDLPDRDARFTSRLARTAEELLAGALV; encoded by the coding sequence ATGAGCCGGGCCGACGTCGTGGTCGTCGGGTCGGGCGCGTCGGGCATGACCGCGGCGCTGGCGCTCGCGCCGCTCACCGTCGCTCTCGTCACGAAGACCCCCACCCTCTGCGGCGGCGCGAGCCCAATGGCGATGGGGGGGATCGCCGCCGCGGTCGGGCCGGACGACGATCCGTTCCACCACGGTGCCGACACCATCGCGGCGGCGGCCGGTCTCGCCGATCCCGAAGCGGTCAAGGCGCTCGTCCATGACGGGCCGAAGGCCATTGCGCGGCTCGTCCTCGAGGGGACGCGCTTCGACCGGGGGAAGGACGGACATCTCGCTCTGGGACGCGAAGCGGCGCACAGCCGGTCGCGCATCGTGCGCGCCGGTGGCGACGGGACCGGGGCGGAGGTGGTGCGAGCGCTCGCGGCGGCCGTCCTGAGCTCTCCTCGCATCGATGTGCGTGCCGGGCTGTTCACGGAAGACCTCGTGTGCGAAGGGGGACAGACGCGCGGGATCCGGACCAGGGATGCGCGCGGCGTCGCGGCGACGCACCCGGCGGATGCGATCGTGCTCGCGACGGGAGGCATCGGACGCATCTTCGCCGAGACGACGAACCCGGTCGCGGCGACCGGAGACGGCCTGGCGATCGCCGCACGCGCGGGGGCGAAGCTCGCCGACCTCGAGTTCGTCCAGTTCCATCCGACGGCGCTCGCCGTCGCTTCCGATCCGATGCCTCTCGTGACCGAAGCGATCCGCGGCGCCGGGGCGGTGCTCGTCGACGAGCGCGGCAGGGTCATGACGATCGACGGTTGGCAGCGGGCCGAGCTGGCGCCGCGCGACGTCCTGGCGTGGGAGATTTCCCTCCGGCTCGCACGCGGCGAGCGGATCGCGCTCGACGCCCGCTCGCTCGGGGCCGAGCGGCTGGGGCGTGAGTTCCCTGCGGTGCTCCGCGCGTGCCGCGCCGCAGGCTACGATCCGTGCCGCGACCCGATTCCCGTCGCTCCGGCGGCGCACTACCACGTGGGCGGCGTCGCCGTGGATCTCCGGGGGCGCACGTCGGTCGAGGGCGTCTGGGCGTGCGGCGAGGTCGCGTGCACCGGCGCTCACGGCGCGAACCGGCTGGCCAGCAACTCCCTCCTCGAGGCGCTCGTCTTCGGCGCTCGAGCGGCGGAGGACATCCGTCGCAGGCTCGGCCGCTCGTCGGTGAGATCATTCGGAGCGAGCGGCGGCGCCGCCTTCGGCGAGCCGGTGGGCCGGCCGTCCCCGCGCTGGGAGCGCCGCCTTCGTGCCGCCACGAGCCGCGGTCTCGGCATCGTGCGGGACGGCGACGGGATCCGCGCGGCGCTCGCGGACTTCGACGCGCTGTCCCCCGAAGCCGGCGACGGCGAGGCACGCAACATGGTCCTCGTAGGCCGTCTCGTGGCGGCCGCCGCGCTGGTCCGCGCAGAGAGCCGCGGCGCGCATCGGCGCCGCGACTTGCCGGACCGCGACGCGCGCTTCACCTCGCGCCTGGCGCGAACGGCCGAGGAGCTGCTCGCAGGCGCCCTCGTCTAG
- a CDS encoding heavy metal translocating P-type ATPase yields the protein MATASRQRLDLPVTGMTCAGCVAAVERALAHSPGVERAIVNLATEKATVIVDPEAASPAALAEAVRRAGYGLILPEPGVADAGEKARLAERNEVRRSLIIAACFGVPVLVLGMSHGALAIPHAETVQLVLTAIVLGVAGGGYYRRAWAALRHGTADMNTLVALGTGAAFVYSAVATIAPASVAPTSTHHHGPPVYFEAAAGIMVLVLLGKWLETGARARTSAAVRALGKLQVRSVRVVEDGREVERDVDDVAVGMRLAVREGETIPLDGTLVHGSSTVDESMLTGESRPVQKSAGSEVFGGTVNGGGAFVFRVDRVGADTVLQQIVRMVEEAQGSKAPVQRLADRVSAFFVPVVLGIAAITFVAWMVFGPAETRLTAALVNAVAVLIIACPCAMGLATPTAILVATGRGAEIGVLFKGGAALEMAGRIEVVAFDKTGTITVGRPAVTDAVPAPGVDPLTLLSLAAAAERGSRHPLGEAIVREAAARGIALPAADGFEAIAGSGVVARVGARRVLAGRAGWLEDAGVPVESWRERADGLALLGRTPVFVAVDGEVAGMVGIADPIREGTADSVRALKSLGCEVVLITGDRRATAESVARQAGIDRVLAEILPGGKADEIATLRRSGKRVAMVGDGINDAPALAAADLGIAVGTGSDVAIAASDVTLVGSDPRSIGAALELARRALRTIRQNLGWAFVYNVLGIPLAAGALYPWTGRLLSPLVASAAMALSSVSVVLNSLRLRR from the coding sequence GTGGCCACGGCCTCACGGCAACGGCTCGATCTGCCGGTCACGGGGATGACCTGCGCCGGGTGCGTTGCGGCGGTCGAGCGCGCCCTCGCTCATAGCCCCGGTGTCGAGCGGGCGATCGTCAACCTTGCGACGGAGAAGGCGACCGTCATCGTCGACCCGGAGGCGGCGTCGCCTGCCGCGCTCGCGGAAGCGGTCCGCCGCGCCGGCTACGGGCTCATCCTGCCCGAGCCGGGTGTCGCCGATGCCGGCGAGAAGGCGCGTCTGGCCGAGCGGAACGAGGTTCGGCGGTCGCTGATCATCGCCGCTTGCTTCGGCGTTCCCGTCCTCGTGCTGGGCATGAGCCACGGCGCGCTGGCGATCCCTCATGCCGAGACGGTGCAGCTCGTTCTCACCGCGATCGTGCTCGGCGTCGCCGGTGGCGGTTACTACCGCCGCGCCTGGGCGGCGCTGCGCCACGGCACGGCGGACATGAACACGCTCGTCGCGCTCGGAACCGGCGCGGCGTTCGTCTATTCCGCCGTCGCGACCATCGCGCCCGCTTCGGTCGCACCGACCTCGACGCATCACCACGGCCCGCCCGTCTACTTCGAGGCGGCCGCAGGGATCATGGTCCTCGTCCTCCTCGGCAAGTGGCTCGAGACCGGAGCACGTGCACGGACCTCCGCCGCCGTCCGTGCGCTCGGCAAGCTCCAGGTGCGGAGCGTGAGGGTCGTCGAGGACGGGCGCGAGGTCGAGCGCGACGTCGACGACGTCGCGGTGGGGATGCGCCTCGCCGTCCGCGAAGGCGAGACGATTCCGCTCGACGGGACGCTCGTCCACGGCTCGTCGACCGTCGATGAGTCGATGCTGACCGGCGAGAGCCGGCCGGTCCAGAAGAGCGCGGGCTCGGAGGTGTTCGGCGGCACTGTCAACGGAGGCGGCGCCTTCGTCTTCCGGGTCGATCGCGTCGGTGCCGATACCGTGCTCCAGCAGATCGTACGGATGGTCGAGGAGGCGCAGGGATCGAAGGCGCCTGTCCAGCGCCTCGCGGACCGCGTCAGCGCGTTCTTCGTCCCGGTCGTGCTCGGTATCGCCGCGATCACGTTCGTCGCGTGGATGGTCTTCGGACCGGCCGAGACGCGCCTCACGGCCGCGCTCGTGAACGCGGTCGCGGTGCTCATCATCGCCTGTCCTTGTGCCATGGGGCTCGCGACTCCGACCGCGATCCTCGTGGCGACCGGCCGCGGCGCGGAGATTGGAGTCCTCTTCAAGGGGGGCGCGGCGCTCGAGATGGCCGGACGCATCGAAGTGGTCGCCTTCGACAAGACCGGCACCATCACCGTAGGGCGACCGGCGGTGACCGATGCCGTCCCCGCGCCGGGGGTCGACCCGCTCACGCTCCTTTCGCTTGCGGCCGCTGCGGAACGAGGATCGCGACACCCGCTCGGCGAAGCGATCGTCCGAGAGGCCGCCGCGCGAGGGATCGCTCTCCCGGCCGCCGATGGGTTCGAGGCGATCGCCGGCTCCGGCGTCGTCGCCCGTGTCGGTGCCCGCCGCGTCCTCGCCGGCCGCGCCGGCTGGCTCGAGGACGCGGGAGTGCCGGTCGAGAGCTGGCGAGAACGGGCCGACGGACTGGCGCTGCTCGGGCGGACGCCGGTTTTCGTGGCCGTCGACGGAGAGGTCGCGGGCATGGTGGGCATCGCCGATCCGATCCGTGAAGGCACGGCGGACTCGGTTCGGGCGTTGAAGAGCCTCGGGTGCGAGGTGGTGCTCATCACAGGCGATCGCCGCGCGACGGCGGAGTCGGTCGCGCGGCAGGCCGGGATCGATCGCGTGCTCGCCGAGATTCTGCCCGGAGGGAAGGCGGACGAGATCGCGACGCTCCGGAGGAGCGGAAAGAGAGTCGCGATGGTCGGAGACGGGATCAACGACGCCCCGGCGCTGGCGGCCGCCGATCTCGGGATCGCGGTCGGAACCGGAAGCGACGTCGCCATCGCCGCGTCGGACGTGACGCTCGTCGGCTCCGACCCGCGATCGATCGGGGCGGCGCTGGAGCTTGCGCGCCGCGCCCTGCGTACGATCCGGCAGAACCTAGGCTGGGCGTTCGTCTACAACGTTCTCGGCATCCCGCTGGCCGCCGGCGCGCTGTATCCGTGGACCGGCCGGCTCCTCTCGCCGTTGGTGGCGTCCGCCGCGATGGCGCTCTCGAGCGTCTCGGTCGTGCTGAACAGTCTTCGCCTGCGCCGCTAA
- the msrA gene encoding peptide-methionine (S)-S-oxide reductase MsrA — MPRLTLALTLGLVLGACSTADSGTKPSPPAGTQTAIVAGGCFWCIESAFDDVPGVVSATSGYTGGHVPNPTYEQVSSHETGHYEAVEVKFDPRKITYAQVLDIFWRHIDPTDPEGQFADRGSNYRTAIFVGDAGQRAIAEASKKAVEDSHWFDKPIVTQILPAGPFYPAEEPHQKYCKKHPESFHAYEEGSGRGPYIEKTWKGKPAIAPPQAKPQAYTKPSDDEIKKRLTPLQYEVTQHGATEMAFHNEFWNNHDAGIYVDVVSGEPLFSSKDKFDSGTGWPSFTKPLAPANVLEQDATGLKTAGYVEVHSKNAGSHLGHVFDDGPQPTGLRYCIDSASLRFIPAAKLQAEGYGEFAAQFAPDQRTPKAP; from the coding sequence ATGCCGCGTCTCACCCTCGCGCTCACGCTCGGACTCGTCCTCGGCGCCTGCAGCACGGCCGATTCCGGGACGAAGCCCTCACCGCCGGCCGGAACGCAGACCGCGATCGTCGCGGGAGGCTGCTTCTGGTGCATCGAATCGGCGTTCGACGACGTCCCGGGCGTCGTCTCGGCGACGTCCGGCTACACCGGCGGTCACGTGCCGAACCCCACCTACGAGCAGGTCAGCAGCCATGAGACCGGCCACTACGAGGCGGTCGAGGTGAAGTTCGACCCCAGGAAGATCACCTACGCGCAGGTCCTGGACATCTTCTGGCGCCACATCGATCCCACCGACCCGGAAGGACAGTTCGCGGACCGCGGCTCCAACTACCGCACCGCGATCTTTGTCGGAGACGCCGGTCAGCGGGCGATCGCGGAAGCGTCGAAGAAGGCCGTCGAAGATTCGCACTGGTTCGACAAGCCGATCGTGACCCAGATCCTCCCTGCCGGACCGTTCTACCCGGCCGAGGAGCCGCACCAGAAGTACTGCAAGAAGCACCCCGAGTCGTTCCACGCCTATGAAGAGGGGTCCGGTCGCGGCCCGTACATCGAGAAGACCTGGAAGGGAAAGCCGGCGATCGCTCCACCTCAAGCGAAACCGCAGGCGTACACGAAGCCGTCCGACGACGAGATCAAGAAGCGACTGACGCCGCTCCAGTACGAGGTGACGCAGCACGGGGCCACCGAGATGGCGTTCCACAACGAGTTCTGGAACAACCATGACGCCGGGATCTACGTCGACGTCGTCTCCGGCGAGCCGCTCTTCAGCTCGAAGGACAAGTTCGACAGCGGGACCGGCTGGCCCAGCTTCACGAAGCCGCTCGCCCCGGCGAACGTGCTCGAGCAGGACGCGACGGGCCTCAAGACCGCGGGGTACGTCGAGGTCCACAGCAAGAACGCGGGGAGCCATCTCGGCCACGTGTTCGACGACGGGCCGCAGCCGACGGGCCTGCGCTACTGCATCGACAGCGCCTCGCTGCGTTTCATCCCCGCGGCGAAGCTCCAGGCGGAAGGCTACGGCGAGTTTGCGGCCCAGTTCGCGCCCGACCAAAGGACCCCGAAAGCTCCGTAG
- the nadA gene encoding quinolinate synthase NadA, with translation MSTREEVAERYLTVSHAVPPIEWPVYVEDVGAILDLKRRRSAKILAHNYQDPVIYHGLADATGDSLAFAERARALESEVLVVCGVSFMAETVKLLNPHRTILIPEPDAGCSLAESITPEDVRRLRSQWPGVPAVCYVNTSAAVKAECDVCCTSANAVEVARSFGSQRVLFLPDRHLARYVAAETGLDVIPYDGSCEVHERFTAEDIRELREFFPDVVVLAHPECVTEVLAEADYVGSTSGMIRRLRARPPACAALITECTMSANVAAELPGIKLVRPCNICPHMHRTTVASVRRSLETMTHEIVIDPEVARRARRSIERMLEIGRGRTG, from the coding sequence ATGTCGACGCGCGAGGAGGTCGCCGAACGCTACCTCACGGTGAGCCACGCCGTTCCCCCGATCGAGTGGCCGGTCTACGTCGAGGACGTCGGTGCGATCCTCGATCTGAAGCGGCGCCGCTCCGCGAAGATCCTCGCGCACAACTACCAGGATCCCGTGATCTACCACGGCCTTGCCGACGCGACCGGCGACTCCCTCGCGTTCGCCGAGCGCGCACGCGCGCTCGAATCGGAAGTCCTCGTGGTTTGCGGCGTCTCGTTCATGGCCGAGACCGTCAAGCTCCTGAACCCGCATCGCACGATCCTGATCCCCGAACCCGATGCGGGCTGCTCGCTGGCCGAATCGATCACTCCCGAGGACGTCCGCCGTCTTCGGTCGCAATGGCCCGGTGTCCCCGCGGTCTGCTACGTCAACACGTCGGCCGCCGTGAAGGCGGAGTGCGACGTGTGCTGCACCTCGGCGAACGCGGTCGAGGTCGCGCGGTCGTTCGGATCGCAACGCGTGCTGTTCCTTCCGGACCGGCATCTCGCCCGCTACGTCGCGGCGGAGACCGGGCTCGACGTCATTCCCTACGACGGGAGCTGCGAGGTTCACGAGCGCTTCACCGCGGAGGACATCCGCGAGCTCCGTGAGTTCTTCCCGGACGTCGTCGTCCTGGCGCATCCCGAGTGCGTGACGGAGGTGCTCGCGGAGGCCGACTACGTCGGATCGACCTCCGGGATGATCCGTAGGCTGCGGGCCCGCCCTCCGGCCTGCGCGGCCCTCATCACCGAGTGCACGATGAGCGCCAACGTCGCCGCCGAGCTTCCCGGAATCAAGCTCGTCCGCCCCTGCAACATCTGTCCGCACATGCATCGCACCACGGTCGCGTCGGTGAGGCGCTCCCTCGAGACGATGACCCACGAGATCGTCATCGACCCCGAGGTGGCGCGGCGGGCGCGACGCTCGATCGAGCGGATGCTCGAGATCGGGCGCGGCCGAACGGGATGA
- a CDS encoding alginate export family protein encodes MKKVLWTVFVAVVAGAMLVPAYAADADNTFTFNGEVRARYEYLNNYLDQLDSHSSGDANDDGFSMGPYRVMLGITGTFAKNITAHADLQYVGMFGDELNPQKDIFPPVGQFFTPYQFNTQGVQLYTGWFEASKLWGSDVSIRVGRQEHTYGTELLMGDNDYYAGLSFDGARVMWNHGHSDLNVFYYKIAEENGLPIPGTGAGANDSDLFGATYDWNFNNGWGTVGGYFLVGQDLGGAGPVFVADSSVETYGVRWNRPMMNGDKLNMFDWDVEYAMQSGDEGAPAPPNPSIKLGGWIGEGWFGFNYKVGDSHGRVHIGTLMTSGDKVSTTKNEAFIPLYGDFHANNRFGDLDWIDMFGSANITDYNVGYDHWFGTAHHVMAAYHKFKETESNGAPSDDLGDEIDVSYDYMYSKNLSIQVLVGQASPGNAFVNTDSVQRVAVQAMLHW; translated from the coding sequence ATGAAGAAGGTCTTGTGGACGGTCTTCGTCGCCGTCGTGGCCGGAGCGATGCTCGTGCCGGCGTACGCGGCCGACGCGGACAACACCTTCACCTTCAACGGTGAAGTGCGCGCGCGGTACGAGTACCTCAACAACTATCTCGATCAGCTGGACAGCCATAGCTCGGGTGACGCGAACGACGACGGGTTCTCGATGGGCCCCTATCGCGTCATGTTGGGCATCACCGGCACCTTCGCGAAGAACATCACCGCGCATGCCGATCTCCAGTACGTCGGCATGTTCGGCGATGAGCTCAACCCGCAGAAGGACATTTTCCCGCCGGTCGGCCAGTTCTTCACGCCCTACCAATTCAACACGCAGGGCGTCCAGCTCTACACCGGATGGTTCGAAGCCTCGAAGCTCTGGGGCAGCGACGTCAGCATCCGCGTCGGCCGCCAGGAGCACACCTACGGAACCGAGCTCCTCATGGGCGACAACGACTACTACGCCGGCCTGTCGTTCGACGGCGCCCGCGTGATGTGGAACCACGGCCACAGCGACCTCAACGTCTTCTATTACAAGATCGCCGAGGAGAACGGCCTCCCGATCCCCGGCACGGGTGCCGGCGCGAATGACAGCGACCTCTTCGGCGCCACCTACGACTGGAACTTCAACAACGGTTGGGGAACGGTCGGCGGCTACTTCCTCGTCGGCCAGGACCTCGGCGGGGCGGGCCCGGTCTTCGTTGCGGACTCCAGCGTCGAGACGTACGGCGTCCGCTGGAACCGTCCGATGATGAACGGCGACAAGCTCAACATGTTCGACTGGGACGTCGAGTACGCGATGCAGAGCGGCGACGAGGGAGCACCCGCCCCCCCCAACCCGAGCATCAAGCTCGGCGGTTGGATCGGTGAAGGCTGGTTCGGGTTCAACTACAAGGTCGGCGATTCGCACGGCCGCGTGCACATCGGCACCCTCATGACCTCGGGCGACAAGGTCAGCACGACCAAGAACGAGGCGTTCATCCCGCTCTATGGCGACTTCCACGCCAACAACCGGTTCGGCGATCTCGACTGGATCGACATGTTCGGCTCGGCGAACATCACCGACTACAACGTCGGCTACGATCACTGGTTCGGCACGGCCCACCACGTGATGGCGGCCTACCACAAGTTCAAGGAGACGGAGTCGAACGGTGCGCCGTCCGACGATCTCGGCGACGAGATCGACGTCTCCTACGACTACATGTACTCCAAGAACCTCTCGATCCAGGTGCTGGTCGGCCAGGCCAGCCCCGGGAACGCGTTCGTCAATACGGACTCCGTGCAGCGCGTCGCGGTTCAGGCGATGCTCCACTGGTAG